The Halopseudomonas sabulinigri genome window below encodes:
- a CDS encoding methylamine utilization protein — protein MQYFPYGGRLRRILWAGLLAAAQLLLVGPALAVQVILTDETGAPLANAVLLVDGVPSLPADGYVMDQIDRQFVPHVLAAPVGAEVDFPNSDDVRHHVYSFSETKSFELRLFKGSEAPPVIFGRAGVVVLGCNIHDAMLGYILITESPRFAVSDAQGRVSLPELPPGKWPVSWWHSSRLQKGPVSLGELDLGQEQTLSLPVSAAQARPVPMLSPLQQRFKSGY, from the coding sequence ATGCAGTATTTTCCCTACGGCGGTCGTCTACGGCGCATTTTATGGGCAGGTTTGCTGGCCGCGGCACAGCTGCTGCTTGTCGGCCCTGCACTGGCTGTCCAGGTTATCCTCACGGATGAGACCGGTGCGCCGCTGGCTAACGCCGTGCTGCTGGTGGATGGCGTCCCGTCACTGCCGGCCGATGGCTATGTGATGGATCAGATTGATCGCCAGTTTGTGCCGCATGTACTGGCGGCGCCGGTCGGCGCCGAGGTCGACTTCCCCAATAGCGACGATGTGCGTCATCACGTTTATTCGTTTTCCGAAACCAAGTCTTTTGAGTTACGCCTGTTCAAGGGCTCTGAGGCGCCGCCGGTCATCTTTGGCCGGGCCGGCGTGGTGGTGCTGGGCTGCAACATTCACGACGCCATGCTGGGCTACATCCTGATTACCGAAAGCCCGCGCTTTGCTGTCAGTGACGCGCAGGGGCGCGTTTCACTGCCTGAGCTGCCGCCGGGCAAATGGCCGGTCTCCTGGTGGCACTCATCGCGTTTGCAGAAAGGCCCGGTATCCCTCGGTGAGCTGGATCTGGGGCAGGAGCAGACGCTGAGCTTGCCGGTCTCTGCGGCGCAGGCAAGGCCGGTGCCGATGCTGTCGCCGCTGCAGCAACGCTTCAAGTCGGGATACTGA